The following coding sequences lie in one Monomorium pharaonis isolate MP-MQ-018 chromosome 1, ASM1337386v2, whole genome shotgun sequence genomic window:
- the LOC114255230 gene encoding AP-4 complex subunit beta: MIFRRISGTLAPNLARNAATRGPTTIYFIKRSIDERRALSRNIGTVMRKCMFQDAAKNYTAIKQVAGKKVFKETEFYKYLEDAVLSRLKKSKQIVLNEKQFKEAIQSVLNNVKDWNGKRTERRRNANFNNNMIEEQDEEQNNNSSEEENNNINYE; encoded by the exons ATGATCTTTCGGCGGATATCCGGTACGCTAGCGCCTAACTTGGCGCGCAACGCCGCTACTCGCGGACCGACGACG atttattttataaaacgttcAATTGATGAACGCCGTGCATTATCCCGTAATATTGGAACTGTAATGCGTAAATGTATGTTCCAAGATGCGGCAAAAAATTATACCGCTATTAAACAAGTAGCcggtaaaaaagtttttaaagaaacggaattttataaatatttagaag ATGCGGTATTAtcacgattaaaaaaaagcaagcAGATTgtattaaatgaaaaacaatttaaagaaGCTATACAGAGCGTGTTAAACAATGTGAAAGATTGGAATGGGAAACGGACGGAACGTCGGAGAAATGCAAATTTCAACAATAACATGATAGAAGAGCAAGATgaagaacaaaataataattcctcTGAAgaggaaaataataatattaattatgaataa